CGCAATAATAAGACAAAACTTAGTTGCTGCACATGGCGCGCTTCCAACTCCAGTTCAATCATCATGCCAATCATCAACATTGCCAGAAAGCTGTTGGCGCCTGCAATAACCGAACAAAGATTCAATATTTCTGCCGGAAAACGGAATCCCATCCAAGAAATGAACAGCATCAACATATAAATGTCAAACGGCACGGAAGATAAAAGCTTTTTCGCAAGGCCCAGCAGATGACTTTCCCCACCGGTCCCCGCAACCCCGGCTGCGGCCGCATAGGTTCCGCCAGTACACATAATAGAATTCCCAGAATCGAACATGCAAGTAGCCACTACGCCGAAGGGGCCTAAAAAGCCCTGCGCAAAGGGCATCGCGAAGCATCCGATATTATACCCGGACGCATTCAGCATGTAAAAGGCTTTGGTACCGCCATCACTGCGCAAACCGACTAAAAAGCCCAAGCCGACCATGATAAGATTGCACACCAACCCGAGCAAAGCCAATACCAATAAAGATGCGTCCATGTCAAAATTGGCAAAGGCGGTAATCACCGCTGCCGGCAGCGTAATATTGAGCACGATCTTAGAAACCAACCGATAGTCGGTCGCCGTAAAAAAACCGATGCGCTTCAGAGCGTATCCTAAAAAAATAATGAAGACAAACGCCGCTGCCTTCAACAAAACTTCACCCATTGTTTTCGCCTCATTTTCTTCCCACAAAATCGTTACACATCATTTACTCATGCTACCAAACATAGGGAGTTTCGTCAATATACCTTGTGATTTTACGAAAGGTTGTGAAATGCATGCTCCACGCCAATACTTCCAGGCGCTTATATTTCCTGGATAATCTGCGCACCTCTATTATTCTCTTGGTTATTGTTTTTCATATTGCCCTAGGCTACATGGCCCCGCCGCTCTCCTGGTGGTATGTTGTCGACAGCCAGACCAGCTCTGCCTTCATCCCCTTTATCATTACTGTGGATGTCTTCATTATGCCGGTTATGTTCTGGATTGCAGGCTATTTTACGCTGCCTGTCCTACAGCACAAAGGCATCGGCTCTTTTTTCCGTGACAAGGCATACCGTATCGTCCTTCCCTGGCTTGGCGGCGTCCTTTTGCTGGCGCCCGCGATTACCTACATGATTTGGTTCAGCCGTTCCGCCACGCCGCCACCCTATCTCTACTTTTGGCAGAACCTATTCTTTACACCGCAGGTGTTCAATCACGCTCATTTTTGGTTTTTAGGGCTCTTGCTCTACTTCTACCTTTTGGTAGGCATTCTGCAGGCATTAAGGCCAAATTGGCTGCAAAAGGCGGCGGCTCCAGTTCTTCCTTCAGCCGCTTTGTTTGGTTTATTCACGCTTTTGTGTACTGCAGCTTTTTTCACGCCCACACTCTTTATGCCCGCCGATACCTGGTTCAGCAAATTATATATAGTTTCTTTCCAGCCCGCCCGCATAGGCATTTGTTTTCTTTACTTCCTGCTGGGTCTTCATGGATGGCGCCATTCTTGGTTTGCTCCCACTTCTGCCTACCGGCCCAGTCTGCGCAACTGGCTGCTCCTTGCCGTACCGGCGACACTTCTCTTTACGCTGTATCGTCTCGGCCTGCCTGCTGCGCCTACGGTTCTCTTTAAGGCTGGCCACGCTTTACTGCATTCCCTCTTCTGTCTGAGTATATTCATGACCTTGCTTTGCCTTTTCCAACGATACTTGAATAGCAGCAGCTCCATCTGGCGCAATTTAGCCGCCTCTTCTTACGCCATCTACATTCTCCATCAGCTGATCGTGCTGCCTGTTGCCTACACCGTGCAAAAATGGAACTTCCCCATTCTGCCGAAATACCTTTTGGTGTGCGCCGTTTGCCTTATCCTCTGCTACGCTGTCGGTTACGCGGCTAGCCGTCTGCTGACTCGTCTGCCGAAACCAGACTAACCAGCAATGCGCTCGCGACCTTTAGTAGGAAACGAACACAGAGTAACGAGTATACCTTCTCTAATATAAAAAAAACCTAGGAACCGCTAAGCGATTCCTAGGTTTTTTAATATCACTTTTCAGTTCAATACCTTAGCCTTGCTTTAAGAACTGTTCAATCCGATCTAGCCCTTTGGTAATATTTTCCTGCGAAGTAGCATAGGATAAACGCACATGCGTATCAATGCCAAAACCGGAACCAGGCACCAAGGCAACATTCGCTTTTTCCAGCAAAACATTGGCAAAATCATCAGAGCTTTGAATTTTAAGGCCAGCCAGTTCCTTACCCATCAACTTGGAAATATTCATCATTACGTAGAACGCCCCGTTCGGGTTGACACAGGACAAACCGGGCATACTATTAATCCGCTTCACCATATAGTCGCGACGGCTGACAAAGGCTTTCACCATGGTAGCCACCATATCTTGCGGACCGCTGATCGCCGCTTCTGCCGCTTTTTGGGCGATGGAATTCGGGTTAGACGTCGCATGGCTTTGCACATTGCTCATAATCTTGGCAATTTCCGGCGTCGAAGCCGTATAGCCAATACGCCAGCCAGTCATTGCATAGGTTTTAGACACGCCGTTGACAATGATCGTCTGGGCTTTGATTTTCTCATTGATGCTGGCGATGCTAACATGGGTTTTACCGTCATAGATCAATTTTTCGTAAATTTCGTCGGAAACTACGTAAAAGCCTTTTTCTACAGCCAGTTCCGCCAACTCCGCCAGTTCTTCGCGGGTATAGACCATACCCGTAGGATTGCTGGGACTATTAAGGATAATAGCTTTTGTTTTAGCAGTTACCGCCTGACGAATTTGGTCTACCGTAAATTTAAAACCTTGTTCTTCTGTCGTGTAAACAATCACAGGCACGCCGTCAGCCAATTTGACCATTTCCGGATAGCTGACCCAAAAAGGCGCCGGAATAATTACTTCGTCCCCTGGATTGCAGATAGCCTGAAACACATTGACCAGAGAATGCTTGGCACCGTTGCTGATGACAATATTCGCCGGAACATAGTCTAAACCATTATCTTTTTTGAATTTAGCACAAATGG
This genomic window from uncultured Anaeromusa sp. contains:
- a CDS encoding acyltransferase family protein; translated protein: MLHANTSRRLYFLDNLRTSIILLVIVFHIALGYMAPPLSWWYVVDSQTSSAFIPFIITVDVFIMPVMFWIAGYFTLPVLQHKGIGSFFRDKAYRIVLPWLGGVLLLAPAITYMIWFSRSATPPPYLYFWQNLFFTPQVFNHAHFWFLGLLLYFYLLVGILQALRPNWLQKAAAPVLPSAALFGLFTLLCTAAFFTPTLFMPADTWFSKLYIVSFQPARIGICFLYFLLGLHGWRHSWFAPTSAYRPSLRNWLLLAVPATLLFTLYRLGLPAAPTVLFKAGHALLHSLFCLSIFMTLLCLFQRYLNSSSSIWRNLAASSYAIYILHQLIVLPVAYTVQKWNFPILPKYLLVCAVCLILCYAVGYAASRLLTRLPKPD
- a CDS encoding AEC family transporter; protein product: MGEVLLKAAAFVFIIFLGYALKRIGFFTATDYRLVSKIVLNITLPAAVITAFANFDMDASLLVLALLGLVCNLIMVGLGFLVGLRSDGGTKAFYMLNASGYNIGCFAMPFAQGFLGPFGVVATCMFDSGNSIMCTGGTYAAAAGVAGTGGESHLLGLAKKLLSSVPFDIYMLMLFISWMGFRFPAEILNLCSVIAGANSFLAMLMIGMMIELELEARHVQQLSFVLLLRYAVSAVFAWIFYYYTPFSLEIRQVLVLLVFAPIPAIAPLFTEKCQGNGILASLTNSVSIMISIVIMTILLVLMNVH
- a CDS encoding pyridoxal phosphate-dependent aminotransferase, which codes for MNLSRKGLSISPSATLAIDSKAKKLKAEGIDVVGFGAGEPDFDTPVHIKQAAIAAIEAGFTKYTPASGTVSLKEAICAKFKKDNGLDYVPANIVISNGAKHSLVNVFQAICNPGDEVIIPAPFWVSYPEMVKLADGVPVIVYTTEEQGFKFTVDQIRQAVTAKTKAIILNSPSNPTGMVYTREELAELAELAVEKGFYVVSDEIYEKLIYDGKTHVSIASINEKIKAQTIIVNGVSKTYAMTGWRIGYTASTPEIAKIMSNVQSHATSNPNSIAQKAAEAAISGPQDMVATMVKAFVSRRDYMVKRINSMPGLSCVNPNGAFYVMMNISKLMGKELAGLKIQSSDDFANVLLEKANVALVPGSGFGIDTHVRLSYATSQENITKGLDRIEQFLKQG